From one Lolium rigidum isolate FL_2022 chromosome 4, APGP_CSIRO_Lrig_0.1, whole genome shotgun sequence genomic stretch:
- the LOC124649628 gene encoding pectin acetylesterase 9-like codes for MARRRPWTWAAAFTAAVLLVAVTAAAAAVEKRLLVDMTLVPDAASTGAVCLDGSPPAYHLHRGSGAGARGWLLQFEGGGWCNSARSCAERAGTRRGSTSLMTKLEVFSGVLSNDPAMNPDFYNWNRVKLRYCDGGSFAGDSEFTNGSSVIYMRGQRIWDAIITDLCQKGLHRAEKVLLSGCSAGGLATFFHCDDLQERLGGTATVKCMSDAGFFLDV; via the exons ATGGCTCGGCGGAGGCCTTGGACGTGGGCAGCTGCCTTCACCGCGGCTgtgctcctcgtcgccgtcacTGCTGCCGCGGCGGCGGTCGAGAAGAGGCTGCTTGTGGACATGactctcgtcccggacgccgcgtcgACGGGAGCAG TGTGCCTCGACGGGAGCCCGCCGGCGTACCACCTCCACCGCGGTTCCGGCGCCGGCGCCCGCGGCTGGCTGCTCCAGTTCGAGGGCGGCGGCTGGTGCAACAGCGCGCGGTCGTGCGCCGAGAGGGCCGGCACGCGCCGAGGCTCCACCAGCCTCATGACCAAGCTCGAGGTCTTCTCCGGCGTGCTCAGCAACGATCCCGCCATGAACCCAG ACTTTTACAACTGGAATCGTGTGAAGCTGCGGTACTGCGACGGCGGCTCCTTCGCAGGCGATTCAGAGTTCACAAATGGT TCTTCAGTCATCTACATGAGAGGTCAGAGGATATGGGATGCTATCATCACAGATCTCTGCCAGAAAGGCCTCCACAGAGCCGAAAAG GTGCTGCTCTCGGGCTGCTCAGCAGGAGGCCTAGCTACATTCTTCCACTGTGATGACCTCCAGGAGCGTCTGGGAGGCACCGCCACGGTGAAATGCATGAGCGATGCCGGGTTTTTCCTTGATGTGTAA